One stretch of Juglans microcarpa x Juglans regia isolate MS1-56 chromosome 3D, Jm3101_v1.0, whole genome shotgun sequence DNA includes these proteins:
- the LOC121254027 gene encoding protein XRI1-like, translating into MGELHSLAYTHAGSLHSSSLGWDFHNLGVLNQDTMCLESDFSSGYLEDALVEFRDRTKRRRMLSYTDDDRTDDGFKDLEQSQYWNSNSSWGMSENIYSLSQINDVDGFSDEPIIMSRISEDASLITDVQTPEDQAPEATDSSSSSYKRQPSTKSSDKETLFSTDPAGDSVKGAKKVITRVVYPFALVKPGGVEGDITLNDINERILMPPTRPVRHPVGDFACRPCVSPDGPGLSGKAVVALTRIHTQGRGTITIIRTKG; encoded by the exons ATGGGTGAGCTTCACTCCCTGGCTTACACTCATGCTGGCAGCCTCCATAGCTCTTCCCTAGGTTGGGATTTTCACAACCTTGGAGTTCTCAACCAAGACACAATGTGTTTAG AGTCTGATTTTTCGAGCGGCTATTTGGAAGACGCTTTGGTTGAATTTAGGGACCGAACCAAACGAAGACGCATGCTGTCATATACAGATGATGATCGTACTGATGATGGTTTCAAAGATCTTGAGCAG AGCCAGTACTGGAATTCAAACAGCTCATGGGGAATGTCCGAGAATATTTATTCATTGAGCCAGATTAACGATGTCGACGGATTCTCAG ATGAGCCAATAATTATGAGCAGAATCAGCGAGGACGCAAGCCTTATCACAGACGTACAAACCCCAGAAGATCAGGCCCCTGAAGCTACagattcttcttcatcttcttacAAGCGACAACCTAGCACCAAGTCTTCCGACAAAGAAACCCTCTTCTCCACAGATCCTGCTG GAGATTCTGTTAAGGGTGCGAAGAAAGTGATAACAAGGGTAGTGTATCCATTTGCATTGGTGAAACCAGGAGGTGTTGAAGGGGACATAACCTTAAACGACATAAACGAGAGGATACTAATGCCGCCAACAAGGCCGGTAAGGCATCCGGTGGGGGACTTTGCATGTCGGCCATGTGTGTCCCCTGATGGTCCTGGGCTTTCTGGGAAAGCTGTTGTCGCTCTTACAAGAATCCACACACAAGGAAGAGGAACAATCACCATTATCAGAACTAAAGGCTAA